The proteins below come from a single Danio aesculapii chromosome 23, fDanAes4.1, whole genome shotgun sequence genomic window:
- the si:ch211-197l9.2 gene encoding protein SOGA1 has translation MTKTKVEGNPESNARSSHHGRDGQDNKACGDSSSQQPSRQIHRHHAQHMTSKQPQAKSVPPPQNKTKEIFSKKPKRGSSSAAVLSPNTHAGKKEMKPESKKRSGSSRSKSSSRRKLSDGSITSDDLSKDSGCATGKLSSTDSSSEISDASEENKQIIDAERMDGSAEQISEHREEDGLVNASLSPGLGFGEGSISPGDQTSYASLDSRLNLSSSVAFSDLTGDFTDGVHEDLLREIDDLRSENEYLKDEMEELRSEMLEMRDLYMEEDVYQLQELRQQLEQANKVCRILQYRLRKAERRSLRVAQTGQVDGELVRTLEHDIRVAKSVSIRLHGELEAVQKKNSRLEWENEELRERLQDLEVAKQVLQAEMDKSQNSLKRRSLRSTSSKSEKKLSPQDDSADLKCQLHFAKEESALMCKKLTKMALESETMREQLAKYRLLYGEVDENQAAAGATNSTHTREAEVKVHLRLVEEEATLLSRRIVELEVENRGLRAEMSELRERGASLEEDEVMKGAGEGLALPLQNGEQEEMSRGLDGKEKADAVSNHNNTQENQTHEHVETSSISQMLREGPIGGEQELSMEIKEEDGESQCKSEFTFGVKDLEGLLAIHDQALLVRSTIQFLMAPAKNGMSPTCTHKTAPGAPYLSKISEDPQCKTHQWILDPMFSPLTNGLEVLRAQLCALIEKLEVLLNSASENSEPVTDKNVFNVGEDLKAVKEDAKNQVRQECHGEGNGVHGCSEDSLILLTLQLRWFIQQWQQGERSIGDGKKLFEVYCQNDLHLLKDKECKYNLQEKCNGQMNSVLLSDLRTALQDLFSELWEEHRASQCVVHQFAKAKASWAVECAEQKSLINRLEGPSVNAGVKCPSDLNTALQKDHVEKLQQLLAESYTAVIDLTRQLKVRESRWSSERQELLEHLNHRRLELDVSKTAQHNGEVQPTRHKMMQKDGNMQRMVLKTTMTKPNKNWKYLSHEAALLDREDACKTWDCPIMPPSFPGLNLNHELTPRSHTAPERTSIRIYYSPPSAKRIQMSSLIPREEEEHDESQQPHFTAAPSGLEKQDWVSAYESWLRSLSFDCQSLMERDSESSSGLRTSSIGSPSRLAFNSMDVSANLSDDMKEITASVLQPSSLERKRAKDFGSKVVSVVSTGTQTQSRPQVTTIGLQTDGPRNLYAAKHWSPRVTSFVSARTQQTSAPLERVSERFQPHNTSPKIQRRHSASSLKSSSSTLVSSSSSFTTSSLSSSSLSSSSRTDYGAKERGLWASPSSRPNSVSMQTSDKPGGRKNVGVHKYGLVHEFLRNVCGRGEKTNPEMEKAPVARRDHISLAAGSKKSEHPPSRIPSVTVVRNDSITKIVNRRFMKQNQKEDTVCQSQTQTQRQTDKGSISRNKGLEEGACDCSSRSLTSCFARPSQKNARFSQNKSRPHEHPQSRGKSDPLV, from the exons TTGAGGGCAATCCCGAGTCTAATGCACGCTCATCCCATCACGGACGGGACGGGCAGGATAATAAAGCCTGCGGAGACTCAAGCAGCCAGCAGCCGTCAAGACAAATCCACCGGCATCATGCGCAGCACATGACGTCAAAACAACCGCAGGCGAAAAGCGTCCCGCCGCCACAGAACAAAACTAAGGAGATTTTCTCCAAGAAACCAAAGCGTggatcatcatcagcagcagtcCTCTCGCCGAACACTCATGCAGGAAAAAAGGAGATGAAGCCAGAGTCGAAAAAGCGCTCCGGCAGCAGTCGCAGTAAATCGTCCAGCAGGAGAAAGCTGTCCGATGGGAGCATCACGTCTGATGACCTGAGTAAAGACTCCGGCTGCGCCACCGGGAAACTTTCCTCCACCGACAGCAGCTCTGAGATCTCGGACGCGTCTGAGGAGAACAAGCAAATCATTGACGCTGAGAGGATGGACGGTTCTGCTGAGCAAATATCAGAACACAGAGAAGAAGATGGTCTGGTTAATGCCAGCCTGTCTCCGGGTTTGGGCTTCGGGGAGGGAAGCATCTCTCCCGGAGACCAGACATCCTACGCTTCCCTGGACAGTCGCTTGAACTTGAGCTCATCGGTGGCGTTTTCTGACCTGACAGGAGACTTTACTGATGGGGTGCATGAGGATCTGCTGAGGGAGATTGACGACCTGAGATcggaaaatgaatatttaaag GATGAGATGGAGGAGCTTCGCTCAGAAATGCTGGAGATGAGAGACCTGTACATGGAGGAGGATGTATACCAGCTGCAGGAGCTCCGGCAGCAGCTGGAACAGGCAAACAAAGTCTGTCGCATCTTACAGTACCGACTCAGGAAAGCAGAGAGGCGCAGCCTGCGTGTAGCTCAGACGGGACAGGTGGACGGAGAGCTTGTCAGGACGCTTGAGCACGATATTAGG GTTGCAAAAAGTGTGTCTATTCGCCTACACGGTGAACTTGAAGCTGTTCAAAAGAAAAATTCACGGTTGGAGTGGGAAAATGAGGAACTGCGTGAGAGGCTTCAGGATCTAGAGGTGGCGAAGCAGGTTCTGCAGGCTGAGATGGACAAATCACAG AATTCTCTGAAGAGAAGAAGTTTGAGATCAACATCCAGCAAGAGTGAAAAGAAGCTCTCTCCACAG GATGACAGTGCTGATTTAAAATGCCAGCTCCACTTTGCCAAAGAAGAGTCTGCGTTGATGTGCAAGAAGCTAACCAAGATGGCGCTGGAGAGCGAGACGATGCGGGAGCAGCTGGCCAAATACCGTCTGCTTTACGGTGAAGTGGATGAAAACCAGGCCGCAGCAGGCGCCACTAACTCCACCCACACTCGAGAAGCAGAGGTCAAAGTTCACTTGCGACTGGTGGAAGAGGAAGCCACGCTGCTAAGTCGTCGAATTGTGGAGCTGGAGGTGGAGAACCGTGGGTTGCGGGCAGAGATGAGTGAATTACGTGAACGAGGAGCAAGTTTGGAAGAAGATGAAGTGATGAAGGGTGCAGGTGAAGGGTTAGCATTGCCTCTCCAAAATGGAGAGCAAGAGGAGATGTCTAGAGGTCTGGATGGTAAAGAGAAAGCAGATGCAGTGAGTAATCACAATAATACACAGGAGAACCAGACGCATGAGCATGTGGAGACCTCCTCTATCAGCCAGATGCTCAGAGAAGGGCCGATCGGTGGGGAACAGGAGCTTTCAATGGAGATTAAAGAAGAAGATGGAGAAAGTCAATGTAAGTCAGAATTCACGTTTGGTGTGAAGGATCTAGAAGGTCTTCTTGCCATCCATGACCAGGCGTTGCTTGTTAGATCAACTATTCAGTTCCTAATGGCACCAGCAAAAAATGGCATGTCTCCAACATGTACCCATAAGACAGCTCCTGGTGCTCCATATCTAAGCAAAATATCAGAGGATCCTCAGTGCAAGACACATCAATGGATTTTAGATCCCATGTTCAGTCCCTTGACCAATGGACTAGAGGTGTTACGAGCTCAGTTGTGTGCTCTTATTGAAAAGTTAGAGGTGCTGTTGAACTCCGCTTCAGAAAACTCTGAGCCTGTTACAGATAAGAATGTATTCAATGTTGGTGAAGATTTAAAGGCAGTGAAAGAGGATGCAAAGAATCAAGTGAGACAAGAATGTCATGGTGAAGGAAATGGGGTACATGGGTGCAGCGAGGACAGCTTGATACTGCTCACCCTGCAGCTCAGGTGGTTCATCCAGCAGTGGCAGCAAGGAGAGAGATCTATTGGAGATGGGAAGAAGCTGTTTGAG GTGTATTGTCAGAATGATCTTCACCTCTTAAAGGACAAAGAGTGCAAGTACAACCTGCAAGAGAAGTGCAACGGTCAG ATGAACAGTGTCCTGCTCTCAGACTTGAGGACGGCACTGCAGGATCTGTTCTCTGAACTTTGGGAGGAGCACAGAGCCTCCCAATGTGTCGTCCATCAATTTGCAAAAGCGAAAGCATCCTGGGCTGTGGAGTGTGCAGAGCAGAAAAGCCTCATAAACAGG CTGGAGGGTCCATCTGTGAACGCAGGAGTTAAGTGTCCATCAGACCTGAACACAGCTTTGCAGAAGGACCATGTTGAGAAGCTCCAGCAGCTGTTAGCGGAGTCCTACACTGCAGTGATAGACCTGACCAGACAGCTGAAGGTCCGAGAGAGCAGATGGAGCTCTGAGCGGCAGGAGCTGCTGGAGCACCTCAACCACAGGAGACTGGAGCTGGACGTCTCAAAGACAGCTCAGCACAATGGAGAAGTGCAG CCCACTAGACACAAGATGATGCAAAAAGATGGAAATATGCAGAG GATGGTTCTCAAAACTACCATGACAAAACCCAACAAGAACTGGAAGTACCTCAGTCATGAAGCTGCCCTTCTGGACCGAGAGGATGCCTGCAAGACTTGGGATTGTCCTATCATGCCTCCCAGTTTCCCAGGACTGAACCTAAACCACGAGCTGACTCCAAGAAGCCACACAGCTCCAGAGAGAACCAGCATCCGTATCTATTACAGCCCACCATCGGCAAAGAGAATCCAAATGAGCTCTCTGATACCGAGAGAAGAGGAAGAGCACGACGAGAGCCAGCAACCACATTTCACTGCCGCTCCCTCTGGCCTTGAAAAACAAGATTGGGTATCTGCGTATGAAAGCTGGCTGCGTAGCCTGTCGTTTGACTGCCAAAGTTTGATGGAGAGAGATTCTGAGTCCTCTTCTGGTCTGCGGACCTCCAGTATTGGGTCTCCATCGCGGTTAGCCTTCAATAGCATGGACGTCTCGGCCAACCTGAGTGATGACATGAAGGAAATTACTGCCAGCGTCCTCCAACCCAGCTCTCTGGAGAGGAAAAGAGCCAAGGATTTTGGGAGCAAAGTGGTGAGTGTTGTGAGTACAGGAACTCAAACTCAATCCCGACCGCAGGTGACCACAATCGGGCTACAGACCGACGGACCTCGAAATCTTTACGCCGCAAAGCACTGGTCACCCCGTGTCACTTCGTTTGTTTCCGCAAGAACCCAGCAAACGTCAGCACCATTGGAAAGAGTTTCAGAACGGTTTCAACCTCATAACACCTCGCCGAAAATACAACGCAGACACTCTGCTTCATCTCTGAAGTCTTCCTCGTCTACTTTGGTCTCGTCGTCTTCCTCTTTCACCACATCATCTTTATCCTCCTCATCTCTAAGTTCTTCTTCCAGGACGGATTATGGAGCGAAGGAGCGTGGATTGTGGGCTTCACCATCCAGCAGGCCCAACTCCGTGTCAATGCAGACCAGCGATAAACCTGGGGGCCGAAAAAATGTTGGAGTGCACAAGTACGGCCTGGTTCACGAGTTCCTGCGCAATGTATGCGGTCGAGGAGAGAAGACCAACCCGGAGATGGAGAAAGCGCCAGTGGCTCGAAGGGATCATATTAGTCTGGCGGCGGGTTCAAAGAAATCTGAACACCCACCGTCTCGAATACCATCAGTGACGGTGGTCCGAAATGACAGCATCACCAAAATCGTGAACCGCAGGTTTATGAAGCAAAACCAAAAAGAAGACACTGTATGTCAGAGCCAGACCCAAACTCAACGGCAAACTGACAAGGGTTCAATCAGCAGGAACAAGGGCTTGGAG GAAGGAGCCTGTGATTGCAGCTCACGCTCTCTGACATCCTGCTTTGCTCGACCCTCACAAAAAAATGCTCGATTCAGTCAAAACAAGTCCCGTCCACACGAACACCCCCAATCCCGAGGTAAAAGTGATCCACTTGTCTAA